A region of the Peredibacter starrii genome:
TTTCCCATTGTGGGCAGGACGATACCGATGGAGCTTGATTGAGTCTCAAAATCATTACTACCAAGTGTATAAATATATTTATCGTAATCCTATCCGGGCCAAAATGGTTTCAAAGGTTGAGCACTATCCATTTTCCACTTTGAAAGTCTCTTCATTTCCGATTCATTCCTACATTGCAATGTCATTCGCAGGAGAAGAAGGAGAACGTTTGTGGTTGAATGAGCCTTTTGATAAAGAAGCCGAGGGCCTCATAAAGCTCGGCCTTAAGAAGCAGTACTTTGATGTTAATAAACGGAAATTAAAAATCTTCAACCGACTAACGGTCCCTAATATACCACCTCACGAGTAAGCGCCAAACTGTAAGTGCAGGTTTCACCAGTAACTTCGTCGTTCATGTTGAGTGTTCCGGTGAAAGTAATGTTTGATGCTTGATCGTAGAAAACTCCAGAAAGATTTAACGTTTTACAATTCCCTGTAATGAATGTTGTACCTGGAATGGATCCACATTCTCTTCCAGTAATACTCACATTATTTGATTGAGGAGAGGGAAGAAATATTCCAATCGTTGTGTAATCGTTATTGATTGAATTGATGTAATTTGAATACAAATTAAACTCTGTATTTGTTGCTAGCTCAATTCGCGCTTGCCCAGACGAACTAATATCGCATCGATTAGCATTATCTGAAACCTCATTAAAGTTTCCGGAATAAAGACCACAATAACCAGTGAGTGCACCGAAACCAATCACACAGTTTCCGGTCTGAGGACTCCCCCGATCAGTCGCTGTCATAATTCCAGGGTTGTTTGCAAGTTCGATTACAGTTCCAAGATTGTCTTGTGCTTTTAGTGTGAGCGGAACAGTCCCGCTGATTATTCCTGCACCTTGCATGTTGATAACAATAGATTTTACCCCTTCCATTTCCTCGGTCAGGATAGTGTTGAAACTTCGACCGTTAGTGGTAACTGTTCCCGAGACAACCTGCGGACCCTTTTGAGCGTAAAAATTATCCCTGTATACACCTTGAATGGTGGAGGAGGTTTCATTCCAATCGATGGTATAATTAACGGTCACTGGGAGATCAGTGTCTCTTTGAGCGGAAAAAGAACCCTCTAATTTGAACTGGTAGCTTTGAGCAAGTACTGGGAAGGACAGGAGAAATACGACGAAAAACTTTACTAGAGGACTCATGTAACCCTCCTTGTTTCTAATCTCCTTAGATTCTCTTCCTCTCAATAGACAAAAGCACCAAAATTAACGAAAATGTCCCCACTTTTCACTCTTATTGGAGCTCTAGAATGAAGCTAAGCATCATTGGCACTGGATATGTCGGTCTTGTAACAGGAACTTGTTTTGCAGAGATGGGTCACGATGTGACTTGTATCGATATCGACGCTGCGAAAGTTGAGCGCATGAAAAAAGGCGAGTGTCCAATTTATGAGCCGGGTCTAGAACCTCTAATGCAGTCAAACTACAAAGAGGGCCGCCTTCACTTTGCCAATAACTATGATTCAGTAACTAAAGCTGAAGCAATTTTTCTAGCAGTAGGTACTCCATCATCTGATGATGGCCAAGCTGATCTTAAATATGTTTTTGGTGCTTGTGATTCAATCATTCCTTATCTTCAAGATGGTTCAATCGTTGTTGTGAAATCAACTGTACCAGTTGGAACAGGAAATAAAGTTCGCGAGTACATCAAAGGTAAGACTAATAAGAAATTCTACGTTGTGAACAACCCTGAGTTCCTTAAAGAAGGTTCTGCGGTTGATGATTTCATGAAGCCAGAGCGTATCATCATCGGTGCTCAAGAAATTGAAGCAGCTCAAAGAATCGATGATCTTTATGAGCCATTCAATCGTCAGGTGAAGCGTACAATTCACATGAGTAACATTTCTGCAGAGATGACAAAATATGCAGCTAACTGTTTCCTTGCGACTAAGATCTCGTTCATGAACGAAGTTGCTCGTCTTTGTGACATTGTTGGTGCGGATGTTGAAGAAGTTCGTCACGGGATCTCAACTGACTCACGTATCGGTTCTCAGTTCTTGTACCCAGGTCCTGGTTACGGCGGTTCTTGTTTTCCGAAAGATGTGAAAGCTTTGGTTTTCACAGCTAAAGAACATGGCGCTCGTTTCAAGATCGTTGAAGCTGTTGAAGAAGTGAACAAAGAGCAGAAGAAGTATCTTGTATCTAAAGTTAAGAAGCATTTCAAAGACGATCTTAAAGGCAAGACTTTCGTTCTTTGGGGAACGGCTTTCAAAGCTAACACAGATGATATCCGTGAAACTCCAGCGATTGATACAGCGATTGCTCTTCACCAAGCTGGTGCTAAAGTTCGTTTCCATGATCCAGAAGCTGCCGATAACTTCGAGAAGCTTATGGGCCAGATGAATATTCCTGTAGATCAATTTGAAAACAAATACGACGCTCTAAACGGAGCTGATGGCCTTCTTATCATTACTGAGTGGAAGCAGTATCGTGCTCCGGATTTCGAAGAGATCAAATCACGTCTTAAGACGCCAATCATCTTCGACGGAAGAAACCTGTACAATACGAAAAAAGTGTTGGAGATGGGATTCACATACTACGCAATTGGGAAGGCGATTAAGTAATTAAAAAGGTGGAGTTTTCGAGTTACATGAAATAATCCAAGGGTATTGTTTAATATCTATATCAGTATATGATGTCGATATATGAATGTTTTTATAACCCCTAAGGAAAATTTTGTGAGATTCGATCTCTCCTTTTATCCCATTAGATAGATCAGAGTCCACGTAGATAGGGATGTCAGAATCAAATTTTTCTGAGGAATTCAAAAAATCGTCGACTGTACTAAAGGTTGCGAGATCTATTTGACTTCTCCTCGCTGCATTTTTCCATGCAAGTTGAAGAAATTTATCATCATCGATAAAAACAATTCTTTCCGGGTGAAATACTCGAACCGGAATTTCAACAATGAATTCTGTACAATTAGGTTTAGAATCAAGGTAAAGATCTCCTCCAACTTGAAGAAGAAACGACTTAAGACTAGATAATCCTATCCCGTTACCATTTTTTTTTGTTGTAAAACCTGGACTAAAGACTTTATTACGTATCGCTTCGGGGATTCCCTTACCATCATCTATTAGATGTAGGCGTAACCTATCTTCATCGTAATAAGAGGTTAATCTAATCTCTGTGGCCCCTGCCTCAGATGAATTCCTTCCTAAATTCATTAGTATATTTTTAAAATCGAACTCACTAATTTCAATTTGAACTGAGTTCGGAATAATTATCAGGATTTTCAAATCGATTCCAAAAAGGGTGAGTAACTGCTCTTTAATATTAACAAGAGAATTTTGAACAGAGAATGTATCTAATTGGTTTTTGATCCCTAGAAGGCTATTAATATGGTAATCAATCTCACGGATACTTTTTTTAAGCTGAGATTGCGTTAGCTGTTGGCCCTCTGACATAATATTCAATGCGAGAATAGGATTTCTAATGTCATGTACTACTTTTTTAGCAAGTTTGAAGTAAGCTTCATTTTTTTCATACTGACGGATGTCCTCCTTCAGTTCGAAAAGTTTTTGGGAGATGAAGCTGAATTCATTTGGAGATTGGGTGTCGCTGCTTTCGGTAATTGATTTCTTTAACTCTTCTATTGGAGCAAGAAGATTTTTCCTGAAAAAAGATACTAGTACAAAGCATGTGAAAGCATAAAAAAATGCAGCTAGAAAAAATAGGTATTCTGCCTCAGCCTCTAAGAAATGATAAAATGAATAATGAAATCTATAAAATAGCAGAAGTTTCCTTGCGTTGATTGTAATTTCAATTTTTGAAAAAGACCTATCAGAAAGTAAGCACAGATTCCTTGTAGTTGATAAGCTATTTGTGGAAATGAGGTCACAGTTTTTATCATACAACATCAATTCTTGGACCAAGGTCTTACGTTGTAAATCTCTTAA
Encoded here:
- a CDS encoding transposase; amino-acid sequence: MTRPLILKSAVHPYHVSARTQSGDFFPISLDEVWAIMLDELQCARKIHNLCIHAFVLMGNHFHLLCHTPNENLDQIMHQFMRNTSLRIRRQSKSSFPLWAGRYRWSLIESQNHYYQVYKYIYRNPIRAKMVSKVEHYPFSTLKVSSFPIHSYIAMSFAGEEGERLWLNEPFDKEAEGLIKLGLKKQYFDVNKRKLKIFNRLTVPNIPPHE
- a CDS encoding UDP-glucose dehydrogenase family protein; its protein translation is MKLSIIGTGYVGLVTGTCFAEMGHDVTCIDIDAAKVERMKKGECPIYEPGLEPLMQSNYKEGRLHFANNYDSVTKAEAIFLAVGTPSSDDGQADLKYVFGACDSIIPYLQDGSIVVVKSTVPVGTGNKVREYIKGKTNKKFYVVNNPEFLKEGSAVDDFMKPERIIIGAQEIEAAQRIDDLYEPFNRQVKRTIHMSNISAEMTKYAANCFLATKISFMNEVARLCDIVGADVEEVRHGISTDSRIGSQFLYPGPGYGGSCFPKDVKALVFTAKEHGARFKIVEAVEEVNKEQKKYLVSKVKKHFKDDLKGKTFVLWGTAFKANTDDIRETPAIDTAIALHQAGAKVRFHDPEAADNFEKLMGQMNIPVDQFENKYDALNGADGLLIITEWKQYRAPDFEEIKSRLKTPIIFDGRNLYNTKKVLEMGFTYYAIGKAIK
- a CDS encoding HAMP domain-containing sensor histidine kinase encodes the protein MKPKSLFRKAYLHIFKLAAVYAVVLTILMGGSSYFFFKKSKTEDIHRRIQASTNVLNNHTLDRNYPSILRDLQRKTLVQELMLYDKNCDLISTNSLSTTRNLCLLSDRSFSKIEITINARKLLLFYRFHYSFYHFLEAEAEYLFFLAAFFYAFTCFVLVSFFRKNLLAPIEELKKSITESSDTQSPNEFSFISQKLFELKEDIRQYEKNEAYFKLAKKVVHDIRNPILALNIMSEGQQLTQSQLKKSIREIDYHINSLLGIKNQLDTFSVQNSLVNIKEQLLTLFGIDLKILIIIPNSVQIEISEFDFKNILMNLGRNSSEAGATEIRLTSYYDEDRLRLHLIDDGKGIPEAIRNKVFSPGFTTKKNGNGIGLSSLKSFLLQVGGDLYLDSKPNCTEFIVEIPVRVFHPERIVFIDDDKFLQLAWKNAARRSQIDLATFSTVDDFLNSSEKFDSDIPIYVDSDLSNGIKGEIESHKIFLRGYKNIHISTSYTDIDIKQYPWIISCNSKTPPF